One region of Quercus lobata isolate SW786 chromosome 2, ValleyOak3.0 Primary Assembly, whole genome shotgun sequence genomic DNA includes:
- the LOC115974360 gene encoding uncharacterized protein LOC115974360, with the protein MERTFVLIFFFWAVLTIITPTLIILSENSKPKLDLNGQKDEVIKVRKMMLYIEKYSTKIPIALAPKEAPAPAPAPAPAPAPTPISAVPYWD; encoded by the exons ATGGAAAGAACATTCGTGTTGATATTCTTCTTCTGGGCTGTCCTTACAATCATCACACCCACACTGATTATCCTGTCAGAGAATTCAAAACCCAAATTGGATTTAAATG GTCAGAAAGATGAAGTAATAAAGGTTAGAAAAATGATGCTATATATAGagaaatattcaacaaaaataccAATAGCTCTGGCACCAAAGGAAGCACCAGCACCAGCACCAGCTCCGGCACCGGCACCGGCACCAACACCAATATCAGCAGTCCCGTACTGGGACTAA
- the LOC115974357 gene encoding protein RER1B-like, protein MEGVGGDAASAVAPLAKLRNDFTRMFQYYLDRSTPHMVQRWLGTLAVAAIYMLRVYYVQGFYIVSYGLGIYILNLLIGFLSPKIDPELEVLDGASLPTKGSDEFRPFVRRLPEFKFWYSITKAFCVAFLMTFFSVFDVPVFWPILLCYWVVLFVLTMKRQIMHMIKYRYVPFSIGKQRYTGKKSATSKGRIVD, encoded by the exons ATGGAAGGAGTTGGGGGTGATGCTGCCTCTGCAGTGGCGCCTCTTGCCAAGTTGAGAAATGATTTCACGAGGATGTTTCAGTACTATTTGGATCGGTCCACTCCTCACATGGTCCAGCGATGGCTGGGAACTCTTGCTGTTGCGGCGATTTACATGTTGCGGGTTTACTATGTTCAGGGATTTTACATTGTATCATATGGCCTTGGGATTTACATCTTGAATCTATTGATTGGGTTTCTGTCACCTAAGATTGATCCAGAGCTTGAAGTCTTGGATGGGGCTTCTTTGCCAACAAAAGGCTCAGATGAGTTCAGGCCATTTGTGCGCCGCCTTCCTGAGTTTAAGTTCTG GTATTCCATCACTAAAGCTTTCTGTGTGGCGTTTCTGATGACCTTCTTTTCTGTGTTTGATGTCCCTGTTTTCTGGCCTATACTGCTTTGTTATTGGGTTGTGCTGTTTGTCCTCACAATGAAGCGCCAAATTATGCACATGATTAAGTATAGATATGTCCCGTTCAGCATTGGAAAGCAG AGGTATACTGGGAAGAAGTCCGCTACAAGTAAAGGTCGCATAGTGGACTGA
- the LOC115974359 gene encoding defensin-like protein 19 isoform X1, producing the protein MTNNLTILPKNKQIWLRNLVINYLMPSSSSSFSFLCPLVCIINIFLLSSLILPNATVNDSSYEMLMVEGNVCERQSKTWTGFCGNSGHCNSQCRIWEGAQHGACHAQFPGFACFCYFTC; encoded by the exons ATGACCAATAACTTGACCATACtcccaaaaaacaaacaaatatggCTCAGGAACTTGGTCATCAACTATCTTATGccctcctcttcctcttctttttccttcttgtgTCCACTGGTATGCATCATCAATATATTCCTACTTTCCTCATTGATTCTTCCGAATGCAACTGTTAATGATTCCTCTTATG AGATGCTTATGGTGGAAGGAAACGTTTGCGAGAGGCAAAGCAAAACATGGACAGGGTTTTGTGGAAACTCTGGACACTGTAACAGCCAGTGCAGGATCTGGGAGGGTGCACAACATGGAGCTTGTCACGCCCAATTTCCAGGATTTGCTTGCTTCTGTTACTTCACATGTTGA
- the LOC115974359 gene encoding defensin-like protein 19 isoform X2, protein MAQELGHQLSYALLFLFFFLLVSTEMLMVEGNVCERQSKTWTGFCGNSGHCNSQCRIWEGAQHGACHAQFPGFACFCYFTC, encoded by the exons atggCTCAGGAACTTGGTCATCAACTATCTTATGccctcctcttcctcttctttttccttcttgtgTCCACTG AGATGCTTATGGTGGAAGGAAACGTTTGCGAGAGGCAAAGCAAAACATGGACAGGGTTTTGTGGAAACTCTGGACACTGTAACAGCCAGTGCAGGATCTGGGAGGGTGCACAACATGGAGCTTGTCACGCCCAATTTCCAGGATTTGCTTGCTTCTGTTACTTCACATGTTGA
- the LOC115974358 gene encoding 50S ribosomal protein L31, chloroplastic — protein sequence MALSLPNTFLQGKPFLPINKVTRGKVGTATSGNYPNVVTCRKKDIHPQFHEEAKVYCNGELVMTTGGTQKEYTVEVWSGNHPFYLGNRSALLLDDDQVEKFRRKYGEIAGIMEIPVLKGEIVLPSKRKSISPKGGKKK from the exons ATGGCTCTAAGCCTACCCAACACGTTCCTCCAAGGAAAACCCTTTCTTCCTATCAACAAG GTAACTAGAGGAAAAGTTGGAACAGCAACAAGTGGGAATTACCCAAATGTGGTGACGTGCAGGAAGAAAGACATACACCCGCAATTCCACGAGGAAGCAAAGGTGTACTGCAATGGTGAGCTGGTGATGACAACGGGTGGGACCCAGAAGGAGTACACGGTGGAAGTGTGGTCGGGAAACCACCCCTTTTACCTCGGCAACCGGTCGGCGCTGCTCCTCGATGATGACCAGGTCGAGAAGTTCCGTAGGAAGTATGGTGAGATTGCGGGAATCATGGAGATTCCTGTGCTCAAAGGAGAGATTGTGCTACCCAGTAAGCGCAAATCCATTTCCCCCAAAGGAGGGAAAAAGAAGTAG